One Clostridium estertheticum DNA segment encodes these proteins:
- a CDS encoding CotS family spore coat protein, which yields MLDVRYKDKTYLSKYDLDVNLFSEFDLLVSDVIPVRKVFILNTDKGDKVLKKVSYSISQLEFINYGLEYIKNNNFNKIIEFEKTKDQLIYVHWKDDIYCIMSLVEGRECEYSNPVDVMLTSRALAELHRSSEGLINEEAFQILLVQNQKRYLCGKIIENFNKKLSELMFFKSIATLYENKNEFDYIFLEHEKYYEDNIKQSIKILEASEYYNLCKEKEKIVFCHHDLAHHNILINVQQVYFLDFDYAVVDLKVHDICNFINKVIKNFAYDIEKCHSILNEYISVSPLDHRELKVLYGMLSFPEDFYSIARDYYTRKKQWSEEVFLSRLKSKVEYRENREAFLEDFKSYYNC from the coding sequence ATGTTAGACGTTAGATATAAAGATAAGACTTATTTAAGTAAATATGATTTAGATGTAAATTTATTTAGCGAATTTGATTTATTGGTGAGCGATGTTATCCCAGTAAGAAAAGTATTTATACTAAATACGGATAAAGGGGATAAGGTTTTAAAAAAAGTGAGCTATAGCATTTCCCAACTTGAATTTATTAATTATGGTCTTGAGTATATTAAAAACAATAATTTTAATAAAATAATTGAATTCGAAAAGACAAAAGATCAACTCATATATGTCCATTGGAAAGATGATATATATTGTATCATGAGTTTAGTGGAGGGTAGAGAGTGTGAGTATAGCAATCCTGTAGATGTCATGTTAACATCCAGAGCACTAGCTGAGCTTCATAGGTCATCGGAGGGGCTTATAAATGAAGAAGCCTTCCAGATACTATTAGTACAAAATCAAAAGCGGTATTTATGTGGTAAAATAATAGAAAATTTTAATAAAAAATTAAGTGAACTTATGTTTTTTAAAAGTATAGCAACACTATATGAAAATAAAAATGAGTTTGATTATATATTCTTAGAACACGAAAAGTATTATGAGGATAATATAAAACAAAGCATAAAAATTCTGGAAGCATCGGAATATTATAATTTATGCAAGGAAAAAGAAAAAATTGTATTTTGTCATCATGACTTAGCTCACCATAATATATTAATTAATGTGCAGCAAGTATATTTCTTAGACTTTGATTATGCAGTGGTAGATTTAAAGGTACATGATATTTGTAATTTCATAAACAAGGTCATTAAAAATTTCGCCTATGATATAGAAAAATGCCATAGCATTTTAAATGAATATATATCAGTAAGCCCATTAGATCATCGGGAACTAAAGGTATTGTACGGGATGCTTAGCTTTCCTGAGGATTTTTACAGTATAGCAAGAGATTATTACACAAGAAAAAAACAATGGAGTGAAGAGGTATTTTTAAGCAGATTAAAAAGCAAAGTGGAATATAGAGAAAATAGAGAAGCGTTTTTAGAGGACTTTAAGAGCTATTATAATTGCTAG
- a CDS encoding glycosyltransferase family 4 protein, producing the protein MKIGIDARAAKWYRGTGIGTYCYQLIHSLNKIDNYNDYSLFVPNDCTLDIPFKENFHIKNIKQENQNNFWNEVNIPNPLIDKYMDIYHVPQNGIGLPENKDCPFVITLHDVIPYKMPETVGEQYLRIFNEKLPDIISLCDGIITVSEYSKQDIIETFNFPSEKIHVTYLASEDIYKPYDKTLSKSIIKKNYSISGDYILYIGGFSPRKNILGLLESFSILLPKLKKDMKLVIAGSKGKSYDMYKKRVQELHIEDKVIFPGFISMDHIPFMYNACELFVYPSFYEGFGLPPIEAMACGVPVIAANVTSIPEIVKDSTLLVNPYDIVDLSEKMYNALLDNDLRQSLITKGLKRASTLTWKHTAADTLKAYTNILLNK; encoded by the coding sequence ATGAAAATCGGAATTGATGCAAGAGCTGCAAAATGGTATAGGGGAACTGGTATAGGAACTTATTGTTACCAACTAATTCACTCTTTAAATAAAATAGACAACTATAATGATTATTCGCTTTTTGTACCAAATGATTGTACGCTCGACATACCCTTTAAGGAGAATTTTCACATAAAAAATATTAAACAAGAAAATCAAAATAACTTCTGGAATGAGGTGAATATCCCTAACCCATTAATAGACAAATATATGGACATATACCACGTTCCTCAAAATGGTATTGGATTACCTGAAAACAAAGACTGTCCCTTCGTTATTACGCTGCATGACGTTATCCCCTATAAAATGCCAGAAACAGTTGGCGAGCAATATTTAAGGATTTTCAACGAAAAGTTACCCGATATTATTTCCCTGTGCGATGGAATAATTACTGTTTCTGAATATTCAAAACAAGATATTATTGAAACTTTTAACTTTCCAAGTGAAAAAATACATGTTACTTATTTAGCTAGTGAAGATATTTATAAACCCTACGATAAAACTCTTAGTAAATCTATTATTAAGAAGAATTACTCTATATCTGGAGACTATATTCTATATATCGGAGGATTTAGCCCTAGAAAGAATATTCTTGGACTCCTAGAATCCTTTAGCATACTTTTACCGAAATTAAAAAAAGATATGAAACTCGTCATTGCAGGTAGCAAAGGCAAATCCTATGATATGTATAAAAAAAGAGTACAAGAGCTTCACATTGAAGACAAAGTGATTTTCCCGGGGTTTATATCTATGGATCATATACCCTTCATGTATAATGCTTGTGAGCTCTTTGTATATCCTTCTTTTTATGAAGGTTTTGGATTACCTCCAATTGAAGCAATGGCTTGTGGAGTCCCTGTAATTGCCGCAAACGTTACCTCTATTCCTGAAATAGTTAAAGATTCAACGCTACTTGTAAATCCATATGATATTGTTGATTTAAGTGAGAAAATGTATAATGCTCTCCTTGATAATGACTTAAGACAATCCCTTATAACTAAAGGGTTAAAAAGGGCCTCTACCCTAACTTGGAAACATACGGCAGCAGATACTCTAAAAGCTTATACAAATATATTATTGAATAAATAA
- a CDS encoding spore coat protein encodes MAISIYNDFSDYMVFKGIKNVLATDFKYKNVDSDITEELIIEQFGAIHDFHEKSLGFNGYLRNRLNNNTGKVIEDYKIYIKRLTGDINSIKTTQPKNSFEELVIEYGEGVIKRGEACIRAVYQTDYIGIITRSMRKTEICLGNTDFQNLQKNNFTYVVSFEDCSYNMVEMDCFILLSKLKRKGLELDFQRLAHEFCYIEGLDESSFEFLIALVSYPHEFMKCCNKYRETKNKVQEDRFSKKLLKALTKDGDSLF; translated from the coding sequence GTGGCAATAAGCATCTATAATGATTTTTCTGACTATATGGTGTTTAAGGGTATTAAGAATGTATTAGCAACAGATTTTAAATATAAAAATGTAGATTCAGACATAACTGAAGAATTAATAATAGAACAGTTTGGTGCTATTCATGATTTTCATGAGAAATCTTTGGGGTTTAATGGATATCTAAGGAATAGGTTAAATAACAATACAGGAAAAGTCATAGAAGACTATAAAATTTATATTAAAAGGCTGACTGGGGATATAAATAGTATTAAGACAACTCAACCTAAAAATTCCTTTGAAGAATTAGTTATTGAATATGGGGAAGGAGTTATAAAAAGAGGGGAAGCGTGTATAAGAGCAGTATATCAAACTGACTATATAGGGATTATAACAAGAAGTATGAGAAAAACAGAAATATGCTTAGGCAATACAGATTTCCAAAACCTCCAAAAAAATAATTTTACTTACGTAGTTAGTTTTGAAGATTGTAGCTATAACATGGTGGAAATGGATTGTTTTATTTTGCTTAGTAAATTAAAAAGAAAAGGATTGGAACTTGATTTTCAAAGACTTGCACACGAATTCTGTTATATCGAAGGACTAGATGAAAGTAGCTTCGAATTCCTAATAGCTCTAGTTTCTTATCCACATGAATTTATGAAATGTTGTAATAAGTATCGTGAAACGAAAAATAAGGTACAAGAGGACAGATTTTCTAAGAAACTTTTAAAAGCCTTAACGAAAGATGGAGATTCTTTATTTTAA
- a CDS encoding CotS family spore coat protein: MEIQELKQLVKDNYSLCINNIEKIKNVYRIETENEMYCLKIINYDFKHFLFIIGAIKHLQVNGFQKIPGIIATIDNKEYISIEKKYAYLTPWLNARECNYDNPVEIKLCTSKLAQLHKKSLNFKVTPDMKPRIGWLKWIETFKTREKEILDFKRRINEKECITEFDKNYLIIMEEELTRGNRSIYNLCKSEYINKMKEEIKHRGLCHHDYAHHNVLIEKSGGVNIIDFDYCILDTHLHDLSSLLIRRMKNGKWSLDNALFIMDEYDATNSIYKSDIEVMAAFMEFPQEYWQTGIQYYWEKKDWGEEFFLKKLEKINEDRMDRQIFIEKLRKINYGR, encoded by the coding sequence TTGGAAATCCAGGAATTAAAGCAGTTAGTAAAAGACAATTATTCTCTTTGTATTAATAATATAGAGAAAATAAAAAATGTATACAGAATAGAAACTGAAAATGAGATGTATTGCTTGAAAATCATTAATTATGACTTTAAGCATTTTTTATTTATTATTGGTGCAATAAAACATTTGCAGGTTAATGGTTTTCAAAAGATACCTGGAATTATTGCGACTATTGATAACAAAGAGTACATTAGCATTGAAAAGAAATACGCTTATTTAACACCTTGGCTAAACGCAAGAGAATGCAATTATGATAATCCTGTAGAAATAAAATTATGTACCTCAAAGCTTGCGCAGCTTCACAAAAAAAGTTTGAATTTTAAAGTTACACCTGACATGAAACCTAGAATAGGATGGTTAAAATGGATAGAAACTTTTAAAACCAGAGAAAAGGAAATATTAGATTTCAAAAGAAGAATAAATGAAAAAGAATGCATTACGGAATTTGATAAAAATTATTTAATAATAATGGAGGAAGAGCTGACGAGAGGCAATAGATCAATATATAATTTATGCAAAAGTGAATATATAAATAAAATGAAAGAGGAAATTAAACATAGGGGGTTATGCCACCATGATTATGCTCATCATAATGTATTAATAGAAAAAAGTGGAGGCGTGAATATTATTGATTTTGATTATTGCATCTTAGACACTCATTTACATGATTTAAGTAGCCTGCTTATAAGGAGAATGAAAAATGGCAAATGGAGCTTAGATAATGCACTTTTTATTATGGATGAATATGATGCTACAAATTCCATATATAAAAGTGACATAGAGGTAATGGCAGCATTTATGGAATTTCCTCAGGAATATTGGCAAACAGGAATTCAGTATTATTGGGAAAAAAAGGACTGGGGAGAAGAGTTTTTTTTAAAGAAACTTGAAAAGATTAATGAGGATAGGATGGATAGGCAAATTTTTATAGAAAAATTAAGAAAAATAAATTATGGGAGGTAG
- a CDS encoding SPOCS domain-containing protein, translating to MEINLIRENIEYEQLLGENTADTVVKEEYVIPDTHPDVREILMLDVKAIINSKEIIEDKVYLEGQLQYNVLYISKDQERTDVENVVYSSKFSNTIGIMGAKPEMLCDAECFVEHMECKIVNERKICLEGILKLKSEVYKSFSFQIVKDIEAVKDIQYLKNPTSIDKVTRSFNGELIGKANIKVPMDKPEILKVIKCDVNVHKKEVKLFDGKIQINAFACINMMYKGKDSRELFYIEQEVMLNKELDFQEVNPYMENYTDFRVDAMGFDIKEDDLGEKRIVDVEFLIKTNTRAMHKEEVDMIEDVYSPTTKLEMDKKDYGLNVMQGQLLTETLVKGDIELSNAMAKPSKVIMCNATVCVTEKKVIEDKVIIEGIMNVTVLYRSDDEEKYLSAVSEEIPFTCGAEILGTKINMSSVCKVTLENVNADIEVGNITVRAVVKVYTRVNYMVQKKFLVDVYPIEGEVLKKKASITIYIVQSGDTLWKIAKKYNTTMQEVARVNGIEDPNVIKVSQKLIIPGRIII from the coding sequence ATGGAGATAAATTTAATAAGAGAAAATATAGAGTATGAGCAACTGCTAGGAGAAAATACTGCTGATACAGTAGTAAAAGAAGAATATGTAATACCGGATACTCATCCAGATGTCAGAGAAATTCTTATGTTGGATGTTAAAGCCATTATAAACTCCAAAGAAATAATTGAAGATAAGGTGTATTTAGAAGGGCAACTTCAATATAATGTACTTTATATTTCAAAAGATCAAGAGCGCACTGATGTGGAAAACGTAGTATATAGTTCCAAATTTTCAAATACAATTGGCATAATGGGTGCGAAGCCCGAAATGCTTTGTGATGCTGAGTGTTTTGTAGAACATATGGAGTGTAAAATAGTAAATGAGAGAAAAATATGTCTAGAAGGTATTTTAAAATTAAAATCTGAAGTGTACAAAAGTTTTAGTTTTCAAATAGTTAAAGATATTGAAGCTGTAAAGGATATTCAATATTTAAAAAATCCAACTAGTATAGATAAAGTTACAAGGAGTTTTAATGGAGAGCTTATTGGTAAAGCAAATATAAAAGTTCCAATGGATAAACCTGAAATCCTTAAAGTTATAAAATGTGATGTTAATGTTCATAAAAAAGAAGTAAAATTGTTTGACGGGAAAATTCAAATCAATGCTTTTGCATGTATTAATATGATGTATAAGGGAAAAGATAGCAGAGAATTATTTTACATTGAACAGGAAGTTATGTTAAATAAAGAGTTAGATTTCCAAGAAGTAAACCCTTATATGGAAAATTATACAGACTTTAGGGTAGATGCTATGGGATTTGACATTAAGGAAGATGATTTAGGAGAAAAAAGAATTGTTGATGTAGAGTTTTTGATAAAAACAAATACAAGGGCTATGCATAAAGAAGAAGTGGATATGATTGAAGATGTATATTCACCAACTACAAAACTTGAGATGGATAAAAAAGATTATGGACTTAATGTAATGCAAGGACAATTGTTAACTGAGACCTTAGTTAAGGGAGATATAGAATTAAGTAATGCTATGGCAAAGCCTAGCAAGGTTATTATGTGCAACGCTACCGTATGTGTAACAGAGAAAAAGGTTATTGAGGATAAGGTTATAATTGAGGGTATAATGAATGTAACTGTACTATATAGAAGTGATGATGAAGAAAAATATCTTTCTGCTGTGTCTGAAGAGATTCCTTTTACCTGTGGGGCTGAGATATTAGGCACTAAGATAAATATGAGTAGTGTATGTAAGGTAACACTTGAAAATGTAAATGCGGATATTGAGGTTGGAAATATAACGGTTAGAGCTGTAGTGAAAGTATATACAAGAGTAAATTACATGGTACAAAAGAAATTTTTAGTTGACGTTTATCCTATAGAGGGCGAAGTACTTAAGAAAAAAGCTAGTATTACCATTTATATAGTTCAATCCGGAGACACCTTATGGAAAATTGCTAAAAAGTATAATACTACAATGCAAGAAGTTGCAAGAGTTAATGGAATTGAAGATCCTAATGTTATAAAAGTTTCACAAAAACTTATAATACCAGGTAGAATAATTATATAG
- a CDS encoding Veg family protein, which yields MWREGVYLEQINVLTSIKDEIESHVGERVTLKANGGRRKILVDNGVIEKTYTSIFVIRLENDTHRTVTYSYSDVLTKTVQIVFAG from the coding sequence ATGTGGAGAGAAGGTGTTTACTTGGAACAGATAAATGTACTGACTTCAATAAAAGATGAAATTGAAAGTCATGTTGGCGAAAGAGTAACATTAAAAGCTAATGGTGGAAGACGAAAGATTCTTGTAGATAATGGAGTTATTGAAAAGACATATACAAGTATTTTTGTTATTAGATTAGAAAATGACACCCACAGAACAGTGACATATAGTTATTCAGATGTTTTGACAAAAACAGTTCAAATAGTTTTTGCAGGATAA
- the yabG gene encoding sporulation peptidase YabG yields the protein MEIGDVVVRKSYGGDITFKIIDIMTLNHTEVYLLKGINLRIEADSLSEDLQLVSENKIGEIDKVFNKKVNAAIKRILMSRIKGTRGSPIDINGKIKDLQLKQEKYKEYKEYKNKEMIFGRPGKILHVDGDAEYLEVCLKTYKQLSIDAVGRVISERNQPNEIVNLVKEVKPDIVVITGHDGMIKGISDYINLNSYRNSKYFVESVIALRSYNSNYDDLVIFAGACQSCYEAILDAGANFASSPNRVLIHCLDPVLVAEKIAYTNIENVVAIEDVIQNTITGLSGIGGLQTRGKYREGFPKSQYI from the coding sequence GTGGAAATAGGAGACGTTGTAGTAAGAAAATCATACGGTGGAGACATAACATTTAAAATAATAGACATTATGACTCTAAATCATACAGAGGTGTATTTACTTAAGGGAATAAATTTAAGAATTGAAGCAGATTCTTTAAGTGAGGATTTACAATTAGTATCAGAAAACAAAATTGGTGAAATCGATAAGGTCTTTAATAAAAAAGTAAACGCAGCTATTAAAAGAATATTAATGAGCAGGATAAAAGGAACCAGAGGGTCCCCCATAGATATTAATGGTAAAATCAAAGACCTACAGTTGAAACAAGAAAAATATAAAGAATACAAAGAATATAAAAATAAAGAAATGATTTTTGGGAGACCAGGAAAAATACTACATGTCGATGGAGATGCAGAATATTTAGAGGTTTGCCTAAAAACATATAAGCAGCTATCTATAGACGCTGTAGGGAGAGTAATTTCGGAAAGAAATCAACCAAATGAAATAGTAAATTTAGTTAAAGAAGTTAAACCTGATATAGTAGTAATTACTGGCCATGATGGAATGATAAAAGGAATATCAGATTATATAAATTTAAATAGTTACAGAAATTCAAAGTATTTTGTAGAATCGGTTATAGCTCTTAGATCATATAATAGTAACTATGATGATTTAGTTATATTTGCAGGAGCATGTCAATCTTGTTATGAGGCAATTTTAGATGCTGGTGCTAATTTTGCTTCTTCTCCAAATCGTGTCTTAATCCATTGCTTGGATCCCGTTTTAGTAGCGGAGAAGATAGCCTATACAAATATAGAAAATGTTGTAGCAATAGAAGATGTTATACAGAACACTATAACAGGACTTTCAGGTATAGGTGGATTACAAACTAGAGGCAAGTATAGAGAGGGATTTCCAAAGTCTCAGTATATATAG
- a CDS encoding CotS family spore coat protein: MMREFEIERQYGIKIESIRPNKGVYFLKTDDGAKCLKKINYGTQKLLFVYGAKEHLAKNGFDKIDRYFLNTEGNPYALVNEDIYTLSSWIDGRECDFHNEEDLVEAAKKLAYMHIASKGYEPPENSKLKTDLGRWPHLMEKRIKSFDKMKDMIRKKKNFKTDFDINYIKSVDAQKELGKRAMAILDDSLYFDICRQTEEEKGFCHHDYTHHNIIIDKKNDVNIIDFDYCKREVKAFDLSNFLIKVLKKQDWDIKYAEIILEAYSSVNPLLEEEYRLIYAFLVFPQRYWRLCNRYYYNEVTWIQNTFNKKMEELISEKEKCLAFIEEYKKVFNQR, from the coding sequence ATGATGAGGGAATTTGAAATTGAAAGACAGTATGGTATTAAGATAGAAAGTATACGTCCCAACAAGGGAGTTTATTTTCTAAAGACAGATGATGGAGCTAAATGTCTAAAGAAAATCAATTATGGAACACAAAAACTTTTGTTTGTATACGGGGCCAAAGAACATCTTGCAAAAAATGGATTTGACAAGATAGATAGATATTTTTTGAATACTGAAGGTAATCCTTATGCCTTAGTTAATGAAGATATTTACACATTATCGTCCTGGATAGATGGTCGTGAATGTGATTTTCATAATGAGGAGGATTTAGTAGAAGCTGCAAAAAAATTAGCTTATATGCATATTGCATCTAAGGGATATGAACCACCAGAAAATAGTAAGCTAAAAACAGATCTTGGAAGATGGCCACATTTAATGGAAAAAAGAATAAAGTCCTTTGATAAAATGAAAGACATGATTAGAAAAAAGAAGAACTTTAAAACTGATTTTGATATTAATTATATTAAGAGTGTGGATGCTCAAAAGGAACTCGGCAAAAGGGCTATGGCTATATTAGATGATTCATTGTACTTTGATATATGTAGGCAAACAGAAGAAGAAAAAGGGTTTTGCCACCATGATTATACACATCATAATATTATTATTGATAAAAAAAATGATGTTAACATAATTGATTTTGATTATTGCAAAAGAGAAGTGAAAGCATTTGATTTATCTAATTTTTTAATTAAAGTGCTTAAAAAGCAGGATTGGGACATAAAATATGCTGAAATAATACTCGAGGCATATAGTAGTGTAAATCCTCTGTTAGAAGAAGAGTATCGACTTATATATGCATTTTTAGTATTTCCACAACGCTATTGGAGGCTTTGTAATAGATATTATTATAATGAAGTTACTTGGATTCAAAATACCTTTAACAAGAAGATGGAGGAGTTAATTTCTGAAAAAGAAAAATGCCTGGCATTTATTGAAGAATATAAGAAAGTCTTCAATCAGAGATAG